Proteins encoded by one window of Rutidosis leptorrhynchoides isolate AG116_Rl617_1_P2 chromosome 7, CSIRO_AGI_Rlap_v1, whole genome shotgun sequence:
- the LOC139857767 gene encoding uncharacterized protein, whose amino-acid sequence MADIVKQILTRPIQLADQVIKTSDEAVINKQDCTELKSKTEKLAGLLRQAARASSDLYERPTKRIIDDTEQVLDKALSLVLKCRNNGIVKRVFTIIPAAAFRKMSSQLENSIGDVSWLLRVSAPNNSTDEYLGLPPIAANEPILCLIWEQIAILYTGSLDDRSDAAASLVSLARDNDRYGKLIIEEGGVNPLLKLAKEGKLEGQENAALAIGLLGRDPESVEHMIHAGVCSVFVKILKEGPMKVQAVVAWAVSELVSHYPKCQDLFAQHNIVRLLVGHLAFETVEEHSKYAITSNKVNSIHAVVLANSNSNSNSSTGSNVVNTSRINDDEEDKNRVVHPSGTNSQQPFRMHSVVASTMAIKNQTNGVLTNVNQKGENVVVKKQNHHHYTNVSLSGNSLHKGRELEDPATKAYMKAMAARALWHLAIGNSGICKSITESRALLCFAVLLDKGPEEVQYNSAMALMEITSVAEQDSELRRSAFKPNAPACKAVIEQLLKIIEKADSKLLLPCVKAIGNLARTFRATESQMIKPLVQLLDEREPDITKAAAVALTKFACTENYLHLDHSKAIISNGGVKHLIQLVYFGEQLVQSPALVLLCYVALHVPDNEDLAQAEVLTVLEWASKQSLFIQDEAVESLLQNSKGRLELYQSRGSRGFH is encoded by the coding sequence ATGGCCGATATAGTCAAACAGATCCTTACCAGACCGATCCAGTTAGCAGATCAAGTCATCAAAACCTCAGATGAAGCCGTTATCAACAAACAAGACTGCACCGAACTCAAATCCAAAACCGAAAAACTCGCCGGACTCCTCCGTCAAGCCGCACGTGCCAGCAGCGATCTGTACGAACGCCCTACCAAACGCATCATCGATGACACTGAACAAGTTCTCGATAAAGCGTTATCACTCGTTCTCAAGTGTCGCAATAACGGAATCGTAAAACGAGTGTTCACAATCATTCCGGCTGCCGCTTTTCGCAAAATGTCGTCTCAGCTCGAGAATTCAATCGGAGATGTCTCCTGGTTGCTCCGAGTATCCGCCCCGAATAATTCGACCGACGAGTATCTAGGTTTACCCCCAATTGCAGCCAACGAGCCGATTTTATGCTTAATTTGGGAACAAATTGCAATCCTGTATACCGGAAGTTTAGACGATAGATCTGACGCTGCTGCGTCACTCGTCTCGTTAGCGCGAGATAATGATCGATACGGTAAATTGATAATTGAAGAAGGCGGAGTTAATCCGTTGTTAAAATTAGCGAAAGAGGGGAAATTAGAGGGTCAGGAGAATGCTGCCCTGGCAATCGGGTTATTGGGGCGTGATCCTGAAAGTGTGGAACATATGATTCATGCTGGAGTTTGTTCTGTTTTtgttaaaattttaaaagaaggtcCAATGAAGGTTCAAGCAGTTGTCGCGTGGGCCGTTTCGGAGCTCGTTTCGCATTATCCGAAATGTCAAGATTTGTTTGCTCAACATAATATTGTTCGGTTGTTAGTTGGTCATCTTGCGTTTGAAACGGTTGAAGAACATAGTAAGTATGCTATTACTAGTAATAAAGTTAATTCAATTCATGCGGTTGTGTTAGCTAATAGTAATAGTAACAGTAATAGTAGTACTGGTTCGAATGTTGTTAATACGAGTCGAATTAATGATGATGAGGAGGATAAGAATCGAGTTGTGCATCCTAGTGGGACCAATAGTCAACAACCGTTTAGGATGCATAGTGTTGTAGCGAGTACAATGGCTATAAAGAATCAAACTAATGGTGTTTTAACGAACGTTAATCAAAAAGGTGAAAACGTTGTTGTGAAGAAACAAAACCATCATCATTATACGAACGTGTCGTTATCGGGTAATAGTTTGCATAAAGGGAGGGAATTAGAGGACCCCGCGACGAAAGCGTACATGAAAGCGATGGCTGCAAGGGCTTTATGGCATTTAGCGATCGGGAATTCGGGTATTTGTAAAAGTATTACTGAATCCCGAGCGTTGTTATGTTTTGCCGTTTTGTTGGATAAAGGTCCCGAAGAAGTTCAGTATAATTCAGCGATGGCGTTAATGGAAATCACGAGTGTAGCGGAACAAGATTCTGAGTTGAGAAGATCGGCGTTTAAACCGAACGCGCCGGCTTGCAAAGCGGTTATCGAGCAGTTGTTGAAAATTATAGAAAAAGCGGACTCGAAACTTTTGCTTCCGTGTGTTAAAGCGATTGGGAATTTGGCTAGAACGTTTCGTGCAACCGAGTCTCAAATGATTAAACCGTTGGTTCAACTTCTTGATGAACGAGAACCCGATATTACTAAAGCTGCAGCCGTCGCATTAACGAAATTCGCGTGTACGGAAAACTACCTACACCTTGATCATTCGAAAGCGATTATTAGTAATGggggtgtaaaacatttgattcaATTGGTTTACTTTGGGGAACAATTGGTTCAATCACCTGCTTTGGTGTTGTTGTGTTATGTTGCGTTGCATGTTCCGGATAATGAAGATCTTGCGCAAGCTGAAGTGCTTACTGTTCTTGAATGGGCGTCAAAGCAATCGTTGTTTATACAAGATGAAGCGGTTGAGTCTCTGTTGCAGAACTCAAAAGGTAGGTTGGAACTCTATCAATCTCGAGGATCGCGCGGGTTTCATTAG
- the LOC139858748 gene encoding ferredoxin--NADP reductase, leaf-type isozyme, chloroplastic-like: MASSSVSAIVSLSSSKSTAISSRASSLIPQDRVSFTKVPYYKNVSTSGKSLSIRAQVTADTEAPPAKVEKISKKQEEGVVTNKYRPKEPYVGRCLLNTKITGDDAPGETWHMVFTTEGEIPYKEGQSIGVIPDGIDPKNGKPHKLRLYSIASSALGDFGDSKTVSLCVKRLVYTNDQGEEVKGVCSNFLCDLKPGAEVQITGPVGKEMLMPKDPNATVIMLATGTGIAPFRSFMWKMFFEKHEDYQFNGLAWLFLGVPTSSSLLYKEEFEKMKEMKPDNLRVDFAVSREQTNEKGEKMYIQTRMAQYDRELWELLKKDNTFVYMCGLKGMEKGIDDIMVTLAAEDGIDWVQYKKQLKKEGQWNVEVY, from the exons ATGGCTTCTTCTTCTGTTAGTGCAATTGTCTCCCTTTCATCTTCAAAATCCACTGCTATTTCATCTAGAGCATCATCACTCATCCCTCAAGATAGAGTCTCCTTTACCAAG GTTCCATattacaaaaatgtttcaacaagtGGTAAATCATTATCAATTAGAGCCCAAGTTACAGCAGATACTGAGGCACCTCCTGCAAAAGTAGAAAAAATATCtaagaaacaagaagaaggtgtggTTACGAATAAATATCGGCCAAAGGAACCATATGTTGGTCGGTGCCTTCTCAACACTAAGATCACCGGTGATGATGCCCCCGGTGAAACTTGGCATATGGTATTCACCACCGAGG GTGAGATCCCATACAAGGAAGGACAATCCATTGGTGTAATTCCAGATGGGATCGATCCGAAGAACGGGAAGCCGCACAAGCTGAGATTGTACTCCATTGCTAGCAGTGCTCTTGGTGACTTTGGAGACTCTAAAACA GTATCCTTATGTGTAAAAAGACTCGTCTACACGAATGACCAAGGGGAAGAAGTTAAAGGAGTTTGCTCAAACTTTTTAT GTGACCTTAAGCCTGGAGCTGAGGTGCAAATAACAGGCCCAGTTGGAAAAGAAATGCTTATGCCAAAGGATCCTAATGCAACTGTTATAATG CTTGCAACAGGAACTGGTATTGCTCCTTTCCGTTCATTTATGTGGAAAATGTTCTTTGAGAAGCATGAAGATTATCAG TTCAATGGTTTGGCATGGCTCTTTTTGGGAGTTCCCACAAGTAGTTCCCTGTTATACAAAGAG GAATTTGAGAAAATGAAGGAGATGAAACCGGATAACCTACGTGTTGATTTTGCTGTGAGTAGAGAGCAAACAAACGAGAAGGGCGAAAAAATGTACATTCAAACAAGAATGGCTCAATATGACAGAGAATTATGGGAATTACTAAAGAAAGATAACACCTTTGTGTACATGTGTGGGCTTAAGGGCATGGAAAAGGGTATTGATGACATTATGGTCACATTGGCTGCTGAAGATG GCATTGATTGGGTACAATACAAGAAGCAGTTGAAGAAGGAGGGACAATGGAATGTAGAAGTTTATTAA